The following nucleotide sequence is from Firmicutes bacterium ASF500.
CGAGGCCATCCTGCCCCACCGCTACCCCTTCCTGCTGGTGGACAAGATTGTCGAGTGCACCCCCGGGGAGAGGGCAAAGGGCCTCAAATGCGTCACCGCCAACGAGCCCTTTTTTCAGGGCCACTTTCCCGGCTTCAAGGTAATGCCCGGGGTGTTGATCATTGAGGCGCTGGCCCAGGTGGGCGCGGTGGCGATTCTCACCGAGGAGGAAAACAAAGGGAAACTGGCCCTCTTAGGCGGCATCAAAAACGCCCGCTTCAAGCGGCAGGTCCGCCCCGGCGACGTATTGGAGCTGACATGTGAGCTGACGGCCCGGAAGGGGCCGGTGGGGTTCGGAGCTGTGGAAGCCCGGGTGGAGGGCAAGCTGGCCTGCAAGGCGGAGCTTACCTTCGCCCTCACCGACCGGCCGGATTCTTCTTGCGAAAGGGCCGGTCTTCTGGTATAATGACCTCAATTCGAAAGAAAAGGGGAAGAAAAGGGATGCTGGAGGAGAGCTTTGACCGGATATACACCAAGTTTAAGCTGCACTTTTATCAGACGGTTTTTTCCAGGTTTGAAAACCGTGAGGCCAGCCTGACAGCGGTGGAGACTTTCTGCATGGAGATCATCCGGGCGCTGGACGAGCCGACCATCAATGAGTTTGCCTCCTTTGCAAACCTTTCCTCCCCCAACGCCGCCTATAAGGTAAGCAGTCTGGTCCGTAAGGGCTATGTGGAGAAGGTCCAGTCCCCCAGCGACCGCCGGGAGTACCGCCTGCGTCCCACTCAGAAGTTTCACGACTACTATGATCTGAGCAGTGCCTACGTTCAGGAGGTCATGGACCGGGTGCGGAAGCATTTTACCCCGGAGGAGGTGGCCCAGATGGACCGGGTGCTGCAGATCGTCGGCCAGGAGCTGATGCCGGAGGTCACGCTGAAATAACCTGCCACGGAAGTTCTGTGGACTTCGGTCGATCAGTAAATCAAAAATCAGACCCAGACAGCGTTAGTGCTTGTTTGCCAGAAGTCAATAATAAATTGCAATAAATTAGAATAATCAGCACAGCGCACAAAATGCGCTTACCTATTTTATGCTATTTGACGGCAAAATGAGTATAAAAACCTAAACGGGCGGATTTCCACCCCAGCAGTTTACGTGGGTAGTTGTTCACCCACCGTTCCGCCGCCGCCACTTGTTCTTTTGTCACTTCATCAAAATTGGTTCCTTTCGGGAACCAACGGCGTATAAGCCTGTTCATGTTTTCGTTGCTTCCGCGTTCATATGCGGAATACGGGTGGCAAAAGAAAACGATCGTCCGCTTCCCCTTCCGGCGGTGTGCAATCTCTATCCCCTCAAAGTCCGGGAACTCGCTCCCGTTGTCCACAGTAATACTTTTGAACATGGTATAGAACAGTTTCCCGAATTTCCTTTCCGGGCGGTTGATTGCCTTTACCACGCTTGCCGCCGTGTGGTCTTCTACCAGCACAATGATCCCCATGCGGGTTCTTCGTTCTGTCAGAACCAGAAGCGCTTGCTTTGATCCTTTGCACCCCATAATGCTGTCTATTTCCCAATGTCCAAACTTTTCCCGCTTGTCTCTTTTACAAAAATACCATGCAGGAAGGCAAAATTTCCTGCATGGTTTTGTCATATATACCTCTACTTGGCTTTTTGCCGTTAGGAGCAGCACCGGCTAGCGACATTTTTGGCCCGCAGGGCCTGCAACGCCTGGATCCACCCAGCTTGGGCATCATGATGTCCAGAGGAGGAGAACAAAAAAGTGACAAAAATCACAGCCACAGGGAGAAAGAGAACTCCTGATCCGCCTCTCCGCTAATGTGATAGGCCTCCTCTACATCGCTGCTCCAGCTGTCGATGCCGCCCACGCCCCGCATGGCCCCGCACACCGTCACCACCGTGCGGACGGGATCGGGCAGTTCCTCCCGGTGTGCGGCCTGCTCCAGCTGCTGGGGGATGTAGGGAATGGCGGAGAAAGCGAAGGGCCGGTCCGCCATTTCCAGGGTCAGGCGGGAGCTGCCGTTCCGCAGGATCACCGCCTGGGTGTCCACATGACAGCCGCACTCCTGGGGGACCAGGTAGGCGGGAATATGCGGAACCTCCTGGTGCCAGCCAAAGACGCCCCCTTTTTTCCGGTCTGGGTAGGTCTCTCCAGACAGGCCCAGCCACTCCACCGTCTCCACCGGCTCCGGGGTGGCGAATCGCAGACCGAACAGGGGCAGTTCGGGCCGGCCGGCCCCGCCGTGATAATGGACAGCGGCGGTGATACAGCCCGTGTCCTCCACCATGTAGGTCACGTCGGTTTTCAGTCCCGGCAAAGCGGGTGCGGTGTAGGTGAAGCGAATGCAGACCCTTTCCCCGCTCTCCTCCAGAATTTCGATGTTTTCACATTTCTGCCAGCTGTCCGCCGCCGCCCAGATGGAGCTTTTCAGGGCAAAGCCATTCCCCCGGTCGTTCTCGGTGGGGGCTCGCCAGTAGGCCGGGCGGGGCGCCCGCCACAACCACTCCTGGCTCTTGGATGCCAGGGACACCGGCCCGCCTTCGGGGTAGGAGAACAGAATTTCAAAGCCCTCTCCCCGCACCCCCAGAGCTCCGTCGCCGTGGATCACGCGGAGGGGGGATTTTCGGGTCTGACCGGTGGGCAGTGCCAGGGCCCTTTTTGCCTGCTCATTGGCCGCGTCATGGGCCGCCCGCTGCGCCGGAGAGGCATACCAGTACCGCACCTCCTGCATGGCCGGCTTCTCTGTCCCGTCGGCAAAGACGATGCCGTTGCCGCTGAAGGCGTAGTCGGTTTGCCGGTCGCCGAAATCCCCGCCGTAGCCCAGCACCCGCCGGCCGTTTACGTCGGTGCGCCACAGGGCCTGGTCCATGTAGTCCCAGATGAAGCCCCCCTGGTACTGAGGGAACTCCTCCCCCAGGCGAATGTAGGATTCCATCCCGCCCAGGGAGTTGCCCATGTTATGCATATACTCGCACGGAAGAAAGGGCTTCTTAGGGCTGTTTTTCAGATAGACCCGGATATTCTCCGGCGAGGCGTACATCCGGCTCTCCACGTCAGAGATGCGGTCGAATTCCCGACAGTGGAACACCCCCTCGTAGTGGACCAGACGGCTGGGATCGTTTGCCCGGAAGAAGTCCGCCATGGCCAGGATATCCTCCCCAGCGTAGGACTCATTGCCGCAGGACCAGAACAGGATGGACACGTGATTTTTGTCCCGCTCAAACATGGACTTCGCCCGGTCCACCACGCAGTCCCGCCATTCGGGCAGGCTCCCCGGTACGTTCCAGGAGGGCTCCACCTTCCCCAGCTTCTGCCAGGAGCCGTGGCTCTCCAGGTTAGCCTCGTCCATCATGTAGATGCCGTTCTGGTCACAGAGATGGTACCAGGGGGTCTGGTTTGGGTAGTGGCAGGTGCGGACGGTGTTAATGTGGTTCCGTTTGAACGTGTCTATAGCTGCGGTCATGTCGTTGATCTTGATGGCCCGGCCAGTGTCTGGGTTCCACTCGTGGCGGTTGACCCCGTTGAGCATCAGCTGCGCTCCATTGAGGAGCATAACGCCGTCCTTCAGCTCGAACCGGCGGAAGCCGATGCTGTAGGGGACCACCTCCGTAACGGTCCCGTCCAGGGCGGTAACAGTCAAGGTTGCCTGGTACAGCTCCGGATGGTCGTGGTCCCAGAGGAAAATATTCTCAAAGCGGAAGGGCTGGCTGCGCAGATAGTTCCCCTCGGGGCTCAACTCCAAGTCGCCGTCAAACAGCGTCCCCTGAATGGGGTGGGTGAGCTCCATGTGGACGCTTCCCTCCCCCTCCAGCAGCAGCCGGACCGGCAGGGTGCCGGTGGTGTTGTCCTCCTCCAGCCCGGCCTGGAGCCACAGGTCAGCCAGATGGACCGCAGGCCTGGCATACAGGTACACGGAGCGGAAGATACCGCTGAACCGGAAAAAGTCCTGGTCCTCGATCCAGGCGGCGCTGGAGCGTTTGTAAACCTCCACACAAAGCCGGTTGCCCTTCTCCCGGATATAGGGGGTCAGGTCGAAGTCGGAGGGGGTGAAGCTGTCCTCTGCGTAGCCCACGAATCGGCCGTTGAGCCATACATAGATGGCCTGCTCCGCCCCCTGAAAGCTGATGCAGACCGATTTCCCCAGCAGGCCGGGCTCCAGGTCGAACTCCCGGACGTAGCTGCCCACGGGGCAGTCCTCCCAGTCGATCTCCGGGGGACGCAGCTCCGCATGTCCATCCCAGGGGTAGAGGGTGTTGATATACTGGATCTGTCCATAGCCCTGGAGCTCCATGTGGCCGGGCACCTGGATGATCCCGAAATCAAAATCGTCAAAATTCTTCTGCCAGAAGTCCGCCGGGCGGTCGGCGGGACGTTTGCTCCAGGCGAAGCGCCACATCCCGTCCAGCGACTGCCGCAGAGAGGTTTTACCTGTGGCCATCTCCTCCGGGGATTCATAACACACATGGTCGGAATGGGCGTCCAGGCGGTTTACCCGGAACACAGTGGGGTCGGTCAGCCAGTTGAGATCAGCTTTCATAGAAAACGCTCCTTTAAAGGGTCCCCGTCCCAAAGGGGCGGGGACCCAGCAGCTTGTCGAAAAATGGCCTGTCTGGTAATGAAGCCAGACAGGGCACAACGTTAATGAGGAATAAAATGTAGGAGAAGGGTGTGGAGGAGGGCGGAGCAAAGCGCTTTCTGGCTTTCCATCTTGCCAACTTTTTTAGGTTCATGGCAGCAAATTTAAGCCTCACCCAGTTGGAAACCTGGGCCAGACCACGGTAAACGGTATAGCGCATGGCGTGTTTTTCTTTTGCATCGGCAAAAACTCGCTCAATGGTCTCTTTGCGCCTTGAATAGAGCTGCTTGTACTCCGGGGTGTACCTGGCATCATCGGCCAGTTCCTCATAGCCCTTCCAGATGTGCCGCAGGACAGTCTTTACGAAGCTTTTGGATTTTGTACATAAATGCCGGGTGGGGCACTGGGCGCAAATTTTCGGATCGCTGCGGTATTCACGGTATCCGTCCCGGTTGGTGGTGCGGTAGGACAGGATGTGGTATTCCGGGCAGATCACGCAGTCATAATATTCATCGTAGACGTAAGACCACCAGGGATGTCCACCCTTCATCGTCGTGGGCCGCTTGTAGGCTGTAGACAATACCCGACCATCTAGAAATACCTTTTTGCAAATATGCGGGGTCTTGTAGGCGGCATCTGCCACCACTGTTTCCACCTCTGGAAACGATTGAATCAATTTGTCGTAAACATCGTCAAACGCCACGCTGTCATGGACATTTCCGGGGGTGACCACTGTTTCCAATACGTAACCGCTCTTGTCACAGGCGGTATGGGCCTCATAAGCAAAGCACCGCTCGTGCTCCCCTTTGTGGAACATTCCACACTCCGGGTCTGTGGTGGATACCGTTACTGTTTTCTGCTTTTTCGCCGCTTTCTTCCTCCGGGCCTGCTTCTTTTTCGAGGTGTTGTCCTGTTTCTTCCCTCCAGCTTTGGGTGGTTCTTCTTCATCATCCAGTGGCTTTTTTCCATGAGCCTCCCGGTCCGCGTTCACTTCCGCCAGCAGTTCTTCCTGGTATCGTTTTGCCGCTGCTGGTACCTCCTGCTTCATTTTCTTCTTCAGATTTGCGCTGGCTTTGATGTGTGTCCCATCTATAAATACCGCCGCCGGGGTCAGTGCTCCCGCACTGCCCGCCTCCTCCAATATCCATCGAAATACTGCCTCTATGGTTTCTGAAGTAAACCGGTGCCGGAAGTTGTAACTCACCGTGGAAAAATGGGGCAGCTCCTCACTCAGCGTGTATCGCAAAAACCACCGGTATGCTATATCTGTCTGGGCTCTGCGCAACGTTCCCCGCAAAGATACATTCCCATCCAGATGCTGCAGCAATACGATTTTGAATAGCACCACTGGGTCGATGCTCCGCCGGCCCTCTTCTTCGCTGTACAACGGCTCCACGATTTCGTACAATTTCTCGAAATCTACCGCTGCATCCACCTGCCGCAATAGATGTTCAGGCGGCACCAGGCTTTCTGTGTCCACCATTTCTATGACCCCTCGCTCATTTTTCCCTCGCTCCAACATTTCCCTCACCCCTTACTCCCTATTTTATCATCTTTACATGAAAATGTCTGCCAAAAGACAGACTTTTTCGACAGGCTGAAGGGCCCCCGTCCCAAAGGGGCGGGGACCCAGATTTATTCTTTTACCGCACCGGCGGCAACGCCAGCCAGGATGTATTTCTGGAAGAACACATAGATCACGATAGTGGGCAGCATGATGATGACAATACCTGCCGCCAGACTCTGCCAGGAACCCTGCTGCGCATTGGCATAGTCCATCAGGAAGGTGGTCAGGGTACGCTGCTTGCTGCCGGGCATGTACAGATAGGGAATGTACATATCGTTGATGATCGTAATAGATTTGATAATCGCCACCGTGGCCGTAGCGGGTGCCAGCAGCGGGAAGATGATTTTGGTGAACAGCTGGAAGTAATCACACCCATCCAACAGAGCACTTTCATCCAGTGAGGTGGAGAGATTGGACAGAAACTGCCGGTAGATATACAGCTGCATCAGATCGGAGGCCACATAGATCAGTATCGGCGCACCGGGGCTGCCGTATAACCCCAGACCGTTGATGATCTTGAAGCGGGCAATTTCAGTGACGAAGGTAGGCACCAGCATCCCCACGAAAAACAGGGCTACGACCACCTTTTTAAAACGAAAATCAAACCGTTCGATGATGTAGGCTGTGATGGTGCCCAGCAGAATGTTGAAAAACAGGCTGACCGCCAGGATCAGGACGGTATTTTTCAGGCCGGTGATCAGCCGCTTGTTGGTGAGCACCTCTTTGAAATTTTCCAGGGTAGGTTCAGGGGGCAGGGCCAGAGGAGAAGTGTTTACCATGTCTGCCCGGGTCTTAAAGGCGGCGAACACTGTTACCAGGATGGGCAGTATGACAATGATTACCATAGCGATGCAGATGATATGCTTAAAAGCCTGAATCAGGACCGACCGCAGGTTGGGCTTTTGCAGGGTATGCATATTACCGCCCCTCCTTCAAAATGAATTTGTGGATGATAAAGTTCTGAACGATGTAAATCAGAATAATGAGGAGCATAATTGCCACAGCCATGGTAGCGGCCAGGCCGAAGTTAGAGAAGGTAAAGGCCGTCTTGATGGTGTACAGGGTGAAGGTGCTGGAGGCATAGCCCGGGCCGCCCTGGGTCATGACGAAGGGAATGTCGAAAACCTGCATGGCCCCCCGGATGTTGTCAAAGAGGACAAATTCCACCATCAGGGCGATGGAGGGGGTCTGGATATAGCGGAACAGCTGCCAGGAGTTGGCGCCGTCGATGCGGGCGGCCTCCATGATGTCCTGATTCACCGACTGGAGGGCGGCCATAAACAGGATGATGTGGTAACCGGAGAACCGCCACAGGGAGACGAAAGCCAGGGTGAAGTTGATGATCTTCTCATCTGACAGCCAGCCGTGACCGGTGAGCATCCCCAGCTTGATGGTTTCCAGAATGCCGTCAAAGGCGCCGTTGACGGGGGAGAAGAAGTAGGAAAAGGCGTAAGAAATGGCCACGCCGTTGATGATATAGGGCAGGAAAACCATGGTCTTGTAGAACTTGGCCGCCCGCAGCTTGCTGTTGAGCAGTACAGCGAAGGCCAGCTCCACCGGGATCATGCACAGATGGACCACAAAGTACACCCCGTTGTTTTTCAGGCTCTGCCACAGGTCGGGGTTTTTGAACATGGAGATGTAGTTATCAAATTTGATGAACTCACTGGTCTTGGACAGGCCGTCCCAGTTGGTAAAGCTCATGCGGAACAGGTCGATAGCTGGAAAAACCACAAAGCACACCAGCAGAAAGACGGGGATGGCCAGCGAGGATATAATAAACAGCTTTCGCTGCCGTTCTAAGGAATTCATCGCGTTCCCTCCTTCTATTTTGATAAAAAGGAGGCCGCCCGCTCAGGCGCTGGGCGGCCTCGTCTCAATTCTCTGTTTATTTTACTGGATGCCCAGCTTGGCGCGGGCGGCAGCCCACTTGGCGTCCAGGTCGGCCAGGGCGGCATCCAGATCGAAACCGTTGGTGAGCATCTGGGCCCCCAGCTTCTTGTAGTCGAAGGTAGTCTCGTTCTGGAGGGCGGTGAAGTCGTCGCCGCCGCCGTCGTACATAACCATCTCGCCGTCAGGCTGAGCGGCGTCCGCCTCGGCCAGGATGGGGTCCTTATCCTTGGGGAAGTTGCTCATGGAAGAGGCGCTGGATACGTAGTTGATGTAGCCGGGGTACCAGGCCTCGGAGTAGAACCACTCCACAAAGGCTTTGGCGGCCTCGGGATTCTTGCTGTGGGTGGTTACGCCCATGAAGCTGTCGCCCTGGACAATGTAACGGAAGGGCTCAGAAGCGCTCTCCCGGACGGGAAGGTAGAAGGTGCCCAGCTGGTCGGTGCTGTCGGCGGCGCCGCCGATGTCCTGGAGTCCCCAGTCACCCAGCGCGGTGATGGCGGCCTTCTTCTGGGCAAAGAGGTTGGTTACCTGGTCCTTGCTCATGCCAAGGGGTCCTTGCCCAGCACGCCGCTGGTGAACAGATCATACACCCGGTGATAAGCAGTGTTGATGTCGCTGCCTTCGGCGAAGGGGGAGTCAGTCTTGGCCATATCGTTCCAGTTCTGGCCGTTGCCGCTGATGAGGGCGGGCATGAACTCCATGTAGGGGTAGGTGGGCCACTCATCCTTGGCGCCCAGAGCGATGGCCATAAAGTCGGGGTCCTTGGCCCCATAGTAGTCCTGGAGCTTCTTGGACACGTCCTTCAGCTCCTCCCAGGTGGTGGGCACCTGGACACCGGCCTCCTGGAACATATCCTTCCAGTAGTAGACGTACTCGTAGCCGGCGGTCATGGGGATGCCCAGCACCTTGCCGTTGATGGCGTAGCCCTGAGCCAGAGTGTTGTTCTTGCAGGCCTCAGTGCCGCTCAGGTCCAGCAGGTAGTCCTGAAACCGGGATAAAGTAAAGGGTTTGTTGAACATCACGTCGGGCAGCTGGTTGGCGCTGGCCCGCATTTTCATGGAGTTCCAGTATTCGGAGTCATCCTTGATCTTCTCCACCTCAATATTGATGTTGGGGTAGGTCTCCTGGAATTTACCCTCCATGTCGTTGGTCTCGATGTACTCCAGCAGGTTGTTGTCCCAGATGGCAAAGACCAGATCGCCCTTCAGGTCGGTGGCAGAAGCGCCGGAGCCGCCGGGGTTGGAGCCGCCGGCGGAGGGGCTGCTCCCGGTCGCGCCGTTCCCGCCGCCGCAGCCGGCGAGAAGGCTCAGCGTCATGGCAGAAGCCAGCAGCGCGGATAACAGTTTTTTCATAACATATTCCTCCCATTTAATCGCTTTCCAGGATTCTTCTCCTGAATGTTGATATTATTTTACTAAATATCAAAGAAAGATGCCATGAAAAATCGTTTGATTTCTTGATGTTTCGTTGGAACTAAATCTTACTTTTTCGAAAATCCTTGGGGCTTATGCACAATTTTTTCTTGAACATATGGTTAAAGTGCTCAACATTGCTGTAACCCACCGCGTCGCTGATCTCATAGATTTTCATATCGGTCTGGACCAGCAGTTCCTGGGCCCGGCGGATACGCAGGTCGTTGAGGTAATTGATAAAGGTACAGCCACACTCCCTGGTAAAACGGGTACTGAAATACTTCTCGCTGAAGCCCACGTAGTCGGCCACCGTTTTCAGCATGAGCTCCGGGTTGGTAAAGTTGTCCTGCATAAACTCCCTTGCCCGCTGGATGGCGCTCTTCTGCCGTTCCTGCCGCTGGCTGTCGCAGGCCTCCCGTACCCGGCGCAGGGTATTCCGCAGCCAGATTTCCCGTTCCCCCTTGGAGTCAAACTCCCGCAGCAGGGTGTGGAAATCGGGCCGCTCCGGAAACACCCGGGAAAAGCTGAGACTGTAGCTCTCCAGCCGCTCCCCCAGGCGGGCCAGCAGTACCAGGCACCGCCGGATGTGCTCCTTGTTGTCTAGCCGCTTCAAGCCGCTGAACCACCGGCCCAGCTCCTGGTCGGACATATCCCCCTCCTCCCCGCACAGGGCGGCGATGAGCCGGTCGCAGCCGGAGGCCTGGGCGTCGTAAGCCCGAACCAGCTCACCGTACCGCCCTTGGACGCACACGCTCCCCGGCCCCTGGAGGACGGACAGCTTACACAGCGTCTCGCAACAGGCGGCGGCCTCCTCCAGCTGCTGGCGGGACACCACGGCGCTGATCCCCGCCGCCGTGTCCAGATTCATAAAGTCGTGCCACAGCCCCTGGATCTGCCGGGTCAGGGATTGCACCGTGTCCTGCACCCCGGTCCGGGTTTGGACCCGGTAGTACAGCTCATAGCAGGAGGGGGTCCGGGCCCGCACCGTCACCCGGTCCTGGAGGCGGCGAATCTGGTGGACCAGCTCCAGCATAGGCTTCTCCATCTGTTCCCTCAAATTTCCCTCAAACCGCTGGGCGGCCCGGGCAAAGTCCTCCACGGTAAACAGGACCAGGACGTAGTCCCCCTCCTCCAATTCCAGTGGAGCGCGCTCGGAAATGCCGGCGGCAGAGCCGGTGGCGGTATGGAACACCTTTTCCCGCAAACCATTGAGCAGACGGGTGAGGCTGGCCCGGCTGATGCCGCCCTTGAGAAGATAGTCATAGGCGCCCAGCCGGAAGGCCTCCCGCACCAGCTCAAACTCGTCATAGCCGGACAGCACCACTGTCACCGGCATTGACCCGCTCTGCCGCAGCTGACGCATCAGCTCCAGGCCGTCCATCCCCGGCATCTTGATATCGGTGATCAGCAGATCAACAGGATGCTCCATCAGGTAACTCAGGGCCTGGTTCCCGCCGGCGCAGCTCTGTACCACTGTACAGCCGCAGCTCTCCCAGTCGATGAGAGAGCGCAGGGTCACATGGATCAGAGAGTCATCATCTGCAATCAGGGTCCGAATCATCCCGCTCCTCCTCCTTTTTCGTACAGGCCGCTAGGGGCAGCCGCAGGGTGGCCCTGGTGTACCGCCCGGGCTCACTGTCCAGGGTCAGCCCGGCTGCACCTCCAAAGTTCAGCCGTATCCTGGCCTGCACATTCTCCAGTCCAATGCTGGTGTTGTCGTTCTTCTCCCTGGAACGGCCCTTCTGAACCAGGGCTATTTCCCTTTGACTCATTCCTCTGCCGTTGTCCCATACCGACAAACACAAAAATTCTTCCTCCCGATATACGGAAACTTCGATTTTCCCCAACTCCTCGGTCATCTCATCAAAGCCATGGGTAATGGAGTTCTCCACCACCGGCTGGAGGGTAAGCCGGGGCACCATGTAATCGAGACAGTCGGGCTGTACGTTGTAGCTGACCTCAAAGCCGTTGGAATACCGGATGCGCATGAGGTAGACATAGGTCTTCAGCATCTCCAGTTCCTCCCTCACGGTGTAAAAGCTGACGTTGCTGCGGAAGGAGCAGGAGACAATACTCACCAGAGCCTCCGCCATTTTCCGTATTCCGTCGAACCGGGCTACCTGCGCCATAAACCGGATGGAGTTTAGAGTGTTTACGATAAAGTGGGGGTTGATTTGACTTTGCAGGGCCTGTATCTCCGCCTGATGCTTTTTCTCCATGGTTTCCTCCGTCAGATGGAGCATATGCTTGATGCTGAGCACCATCTGGTTGAAGGAGGTCATCAAATCCTGTAGTTCCCGCTGGCCCTTGGGTTCCAGTTGGACCTCCAGGTCGTTTTGATCCAGCCGTTCCATTCCCCGGCACACCTCCTGTACCGGATGGATAATGGCGTTGAGAAAGTAACGGGAGTAGAAATAGAACAGAGTCAACAGGGCTGCAACAATGAGGGCCAGGATACCGCCCACCTGATAAAACTGCTGGCCCAGGCTGCTCTCCTCCACAAAGGTGACCACCGACCAGTCTGAATCCGGGATGGTCCTGGTGCGGAAAAAGTAGTCCCGCTCCCCACCCTCCGACAGGGCCGCCCGTCGGGTGAAGCTGCCGGGGGTGAACCGGCCCAGCCGCTCCTCAAAGTAGTCCCGCAGGCCGTCGTCCCCCATGTCGCTGAAGAGCACATGGCCTTCCCGGTCCAGAATCACGCTCCGCCCCAAATCCCCCTCTCTCCGCTGCGGTCAGTGGCCGCGTCGGTAGCCATGGCGGTCACCAGAATCATCTGCCGGTCCTGATGAGAGGTCCTGATCACTCGGGTGCGGCTGGTGTCGCAGCAGCCCAGCACCACCCGGTTGGGGTGCTCCATCGCCTGCCGGTACCAGTCCGCATCCCGGACCTGCCCCTCGGGAATGGCCACCTCGTCCTTCATGTACACAGCCCCAGATCCTTCCATGTAGAAGGCACCCACCCGGATGTCTTGAGAGGGGACCATTGCGGAACGGAAGGCCCGCTGCATGGCCTGGTCCGCTTC
It contains:
- the fabZ gene encoding 3-hydroxyacyl-[acyl-carrier-protein] dehydratase FabZ, with amino-acid sequence MELNIDQIEAILPHRYPFLLVDKIVECTPGERAKGLKCVTANEPFFQGHFPGFKVMPGVLIIEALAQVGAVAILTEEENKGKLALLGGIKNARFKRQVRPGDVLELTCELTARKGPVGFGAVEARVEGKLACKAELTFALTDRPDSSCERAGLLV
- the lacZ gene encoding Beta-galactosidase; amino-acid sequence: MKADLNWLTDPTVFRVNRLDAHSDHVCYESPEEMATGKTSLRQSLDGMWRFAWSKRPADRPADFWQKNFDDFDFGIIQVPGHMELQGYGQIQYINTLYPWDGHAELRPPEIDWEDCPVGSYVREFDLEPGLLGKSVCISFQGAEQAIYVWLNGRFVGYAEDSFTPSDFDLTPYIREKGNRLCVEVYKRSSAAWIEDQDFFRFSGIFRSVYLYARPAVHLADLWLQAGLEEDNTTGTLPVRLLLEGEGSVHMELTHPIQGTLFDGDLELSPEGNYLRSQPFRFENIFLWDHDHPELYQATLTVTALDGTVTEVVPYSIGFRRFELKDGVMLLNGAQLMLNGVNRHEWNPDTGRAIKINDMTAAIDTFKRNHINTVRTCHYPNQTPWYHLCDQNGIYMMDEANLESHGSWQKLGKVEPSWNVPGSLPEWRDCVVDRAKSMFERDKNHVSILFWSCGNESYAGEDILAMADFFRANDPSRLVHYEGVFHCREFDRISDVESRMYASPENIRVYLKNSPKKPFLPCEYMHNMGNSLGGMESYIRLGEEFPQYQGGFIWDYMDQALWRTDVNGRRVLGYGGDFGDRQTDYAFSGNGIVFADGTEKPAMQEVRYWYASPAQRAAHDAANEQAKRALALPTGQTRKSPLRVIHGDGALGVRGEGFEILFSYPEGGPVSLASKSQEWLWRAPRPAYWRAPTENDRGNGFALKSSIWAAADSWQKCENIEILEESGERVCIRFTYTAPALPGLKTDVTYMVEDTGCITAAVHYHGGAGRPELPLFGLRFATPEPVETVEWLGLSGETYPDRKKGGVFGWHQEVPHIPAYLVPQECGCHVDTQAVILRNGSSRLTLEMADRPFAFSAIPYIPQQLEQAAHREELPDPVRTVVTVCGAMRGVGGIDSWSSDVEEAYHISGEADQEFSFSLWL
- a CDS encoding IS1182 family transposase ISBcl1, which gives rise to MVDTESLVPPEHLLRQVDAAVDFEKLYEIVEPLYSEEEGRRSIDPVVLFKIVLLQHLDGNVSLRGTLRRAQTDIAYRWFLRYTLSEELPHFSTVSYNFRHRFTSETIEAVFRWILEEAGSAGALTPAAVFIDGTHIKASANLKKKMKQEVPAAAKRYQEELLAEVNADREAHGKKPLDDEEEPPKAGGKKQDNTSKKKQARRKKAAKKQKTVTVSTTDPECGMFHKGEHERCFAYEAHTACDKSGYVLETVVTPGNVHDSVAFDDVYDKLIQSFPEVETVVADAAYKTPHICKKVFLDGRVLSTAYKRPTTMKGGHPWWSYVYDEYYDCVICPEYHILSYRTTNRDGYREYRSDPKICAQCPTRHLCTKSKSFVKTVLRHIWKGYEELADDARYTPEYKQLYSRRKETIERVFADAKEKHAMRYTVYRGLAQVSNWVRLKFAAMNLKKLARWKARKRFAPPSSTPFSYILFLINVVPCLASLPDRPFFDKLLGPRPFGTGTL
- the dasC_2 gene encoding Diacetylchitobiose uptake system permease protein DasC, whose translation is MHTLQKPNLRSVLIQAFKHIICIAMVIIVILPILVTVFAAFKTRADMVNTSPLALPPEPTLENFKEVLTNKRLITGLKNTVLILAVSLFFNILLGTITAYIIERFDFRFKKVVVALFFVGMLVPTFVTEIARFKIINGLGLYGSPGAPILIYVASDLMQLYIYRQFLSNLSTSLDESALLDGCDYFQLFTKIIFPLLAPATATVAIIKSITIINDMYIPYLYMPGSKQRTLTTFLMDYANAQQGSWQSLAAGIVIIMLPTIVIYVFFQKYILAGVAAGAVKE
- the lacF_2 gene encoding Lactose transport system permease protein LacF; this translates as MNSLERQRKLFIISSLAIPVFLLVCFVVFPAIDLFRMSFTNWDGLSKTSEFIKFDNYISMFKNPDLWQSLKNNGVYFVVHLCMIPVELAFAVLLNSKLRAAKFYKTMVFLPYIINGVAISYAFSYFFSPVNGAFDGILETIKLGMLTGHGWLSDEKIINFTLAFVSLWRFSGYHIILFMAALQSVNQDIMEAARIDGANSWQLFRYIQTPSIALMVEFVLFDNIRGAMQVFDIPFVMTQGGPGYASSTFTLYTIKTAFTFSNFGLAATMAVAIMLLIILIYIVQNFIIHKFILKEGR
- the rhaS_1 gene encoding HTH-type transcriptional activator RhaS, which translates into the protein MIRTLIADDDSLIHVTLRSLIDWESCGCTVVQSCAGGNQALSYLMEHPVDLLITDIKMPGMDGLELMRQLRQSGSMPVTVVLSGYDEFELVREAFRLGAYDYLLKGGISRASLTRLLNGLREKVFHTATGSAAGISERAPLELEEGDYVLVLFTVEDFARAAQRFEGNLREQMEKPMLELVHQIRRLQDRVTVRARTPSCYELYYRVQTRTGVQDTVQSLTRQIQGLWHDFMNLDTAAGISAVVSRQQLEEAAACCETLCKLSVLQGPGSVCVQGRYGELVRAYDAQASGCDRLIAALCGEEGDMSDQELGRWFSGLKRLDNKEHIRRCLVLLARLGERLESYSLSFSRVFPERPDFHTLLREFDSKGEREIWLRNTLRRVREACDSQRQERQKSAIQRAREFMQDNFTNPELMLKTVADYVGFSEKYFSTRFTRECGCTFINYLNDLRIRRAQELLVQTDMKIYEISDAVGYSNVEHFNHMFKKKLCISPKDFRKSKI